The bacterium (Candidatus Blackallbacteria) CG13_big_fil_rev_8_21_14_2_50_49_14 genomic sequence AAATCGCGAGCGAAGCGAGACATCCTCATCCGCTATTGCTCAGCGTAGCAAGCTTTATACCTTTGGGGTAGTGGGCCCAAAAGGTCAGCAATGCTGTCTCCATGTGGAGTTTGAAGTTTTGCTACGTCTTTCGTGGAATGAAAACCACCGCATGAGGATTCAGGGTTTGGCTGCACGGAGTATCCTTACCCGCAGCGGGGTCAGTCGGGTGGTAGAAAGGCTTGAAAAGGCCGGGCTGGTTTTCGTCTGGTGAATAGGTCGGTAAAAACAAAAGTTGCAACCTGGGGTGACGCTCAAGAAAGCGTTCAACAGCTTTTGTTTTATGAACGCTGTAATTGTCCAAGATCATGAAAATGTTCTGTCCTTCAAAACGATGTACCACCCTGGCGTAAGAACAACAAAAATTCTGATGTCCGCTTGCGTTTAAATACGCGATAGACAAAGCTTGCTCGGTACGAGTCAATAGCACCAAAGGCATATACACGCTGGTTTTTACCCGAAGTTGGAATCTGACTCATCTGCATAAAGCAAGACATCTTCAGGCTGAAGAGAAGCTTTGACGGATTCAATCAAGGCCAATTTCTCTGCTTTTTGAGGGCATCTTGCATGAAATAGCGAAGCGTTGACACTCTTAGCTCCAGATAGCAGGTGATTCTTGCTAAGGGGACAGATAATTTTAAAGGGGTTTCTCTACACGTAAACGGCATAATACCGTATTGTCTGTTTCCAGGTCAGACCCCCAGATAAATTGAGCCCGAGAGTCCCAACTGATTTGATCATAACCGTCTTTGGGGCCAACTTGCGCTTTGCTATAAATATGGGCGGCCTCCCATTGGCTATCGTCGAAATCCGGGTCAGCCCAACCACTGGGTTCTGCCTGTGAGTTAAAGGTACAAGGGGCCTTCCCTGCCACTGGCTGGGAGACTTTTTCACAACTTTTATCCAAGGGAGCTTGGTGAATGACCAGACATTTCCAATTTGCATTGCTGACAGCCACTTTCTGACCTGTTGTCATGTCTGTAAATTGGGCAATGGCCCCGCCATCTCCCATTTGTTGATTGGGCTGGCCAATATATTCTAAGCCCGTATCGTTGGCTTTATAGTCTTTGAGCACCAGAGCCAAGACAAAGGGGTAATCACTTTTAAAACTGAAAGTTTCAGCGTTAAAAGAGCGCTCAGTGGTAATCGGCACCGAATCTTCCAGCAAGGGCTTCCCATTGAGGTAAAGAGAAAACCAATTATCTACCCAAACTTCGCCTCTGATGCTCAGGCTTCCAGATGTCTGGGCCACCTGTGCTGGGGAAACCCCTTGGGTGTTCTGGGCCGGGCTTGAAGGAGCCTGAGGCTGGCAACCCTGTAAGCCCGCCAGGCATAAAAATCCAGTCAAGAGTGTTTTTGAGCTGAGATTCATATTTTTACTCGCTTTCTTTGCTTGAGATCCTATTTTAATCTTTCAGATTAAGCGGCAAATAGCGTGAAATTTGAAGTTCCAAAGAAGAGGGCGTACTCTGTAAAGTGACAAAACCTTTGGAGAACGCCCAATGGAAATTATACCCGAATTTTTGAATCAGTTTGCCGGAAATTTCACACGTCCCACTTTCAAGTATTTTGTACGCTTGATGAAAGGACTTTTAGAAGTGCCTGGGCCAAAAGCCATAACTGAGCTGAATCGTGAGAAGCCAACCGTTTTGAAAGATGCGATTGCATGATTTATGCTACAACTATGTTGACAAACACCGGTTTAGAGATAAAGTTAATTTTCATAATATTCAGAAATAATTTCAAAATTTTCACAGCCCGAACTAGATTTCAGGTAACAAGTTGGCTTTCCGACAAGTTTACTGGGTTTGAGGCTTCTCTCCCAGCATGAATGAAGGGAAACCCGCTTTGTGAGAGTCATCGGTATTTATGCCACAACGCCTTTTATTCACTCTAAAAATTATTACTTTAAAAAACATTCTTAAATTTAAGCGTTAGATTTAATATGTTTAATCCAATCTTGAGTTCTATTCTCAGAAATAATTTTTTCTGTATGCTTGATAAAATCTAGTAACCACTCCCAAATGCTATTTTTATATTGGATAATTTCTCCATCATCATTGTAAAGATAAACAATTTCACTATCTGAGTTTGTCAAAATAAAATTTGGGTTATCACCTCCATATCTAGCAGAAATGACAAAATAATCTGATGGCATTTGAGGTATTTCTTCAGGACAATTTTCTTCTAGACATTCTTTGGTTATTTCTTGTATGTTATGCCTTATATTTTCGTTTGCTTCGATTAATCTATCATAATAAAAAGCAAATTCATATTTATCAATTAAAATTCCTGCATTATGACCAATTAATTTGAGGAAATTTCGATAGTTTTCATTAAAAAATCCATAAGTATTTTCCAAATCTGTTATTTCATCTTCAGTACAACCTTTTAAATCTGTTTCACTGCTGCATATTCCACTTTCTAATAATCTATTCTTTAGTTTCTCTTCAAAATGATTCATTAATTTTGTCCTTTCCCTTGAATAATTGTTAGCTTAATTCCTGGTCTTAACTCATTAAATGCCGGTATTGCAAGATTTCCACAGGAAAAACATGATTTTCTATCAACTAGAATTGTAAGTTCG encodes the following:
- a CDS encoding PEBP family protein, yielding MAQTSGSLSIRGEVWVDNWFSLYLNGKPLLEDSVPITTERSFNAETFSFKSDYPFVLALVLKDYKANDTGLEYIGQPNQQMGDGGAIAQFTDMTTGQKVAVSNANWKCLVIHQAPLDKSCEKVSQPVAGKAPCTFNSQAEPSGWADPDFDDSQWEAAHIYSKAQVGPKDGYDQISWDSRAQFIWGSDLETDNTVLCRLRVEKPL